Proteins co-encoded in one Macrobrachium nipponense isolate FS-2020 chromosome 24, ASM1510439v2, whole genome shotgun sequence genomic window:
- the LOC135204176 gene encoding uncharacterized protein LOC135204176, with product MGTKHYRDLLNKLAGPMVKVLIESKLTSEKVKFLVKSEKEYSNGRTLWILTTSLYSICELDNHPECKSCSNRLQYLFTRSQPSKTEIAEKVQDILYHTNKTCSSIQTDLGLNGTVLIVPPIPARIVQEAASRSHDELHRMCDMHGTPCASDVVLFRLHIFYNILCDAWSSLAIEWLLPFGKQSLFHDFQNAFRGKNLLSIKNKEPHEYVEKQWLLIVNVLIQMALDGTLSKDYDLPNLSNLKDLSAGMLTLHHKEPVNAESDENSEQANIFEHCVIVGNSSFFTELKEMLKGLPVSFLEKSMDLDEEGVNYY from the coding sequence GTGAAAGTGCTTATAGAATCAAAATTAACTTCTGAAAAAGTTAAATTCCTTGTGAAATCAGAGAAGGAATATTCAAATGGCAGAACGCTGTGGATTTTAACTACAAGTCTTTACTCCATATGTGAACTGGACAACCATCCAGAGTGCAAGTCATGTAGTAATAGATTGCAGTATCTCTTCACTCGTTCTCAACCCTCCAAGACAGAAATTGCTGAAAAGGTGCAAGATATTTTATATCATACTAACAAAACATGCTCATCGATACAGACTGATCTGGGCCTTAATGGCACAGTGCTTATTGTTCCTCCAATCCCAGCTCGTATTGTGCAGGAAGCAGCATCCAGAAGTCATGATGAGCTTCACAGAATGTGTGATATGCATGGTACCCCATGTGCTAGTGATGTGGTTCTGTTTAGActtcatatattttacaatattttgtgTGATGCTTGGTCGAGTTTGGCTATTGAATGGCTTTTACCATTTGGGAAGCAGTCCCTTTTCCAtgattttcaaaatgcatttagAGGCAAGAACCTTTTatctattaaaaataaagaacCTCATGAGTATGTAGAGAAGCAATGGCTATTAATAGTGAATGTTCTAATACAAATGGCTCTTGATGGTACTCTTTCTAAAGATTATGACTTACCTAACTTGAGTAATCTAAAGGATCTGTCTGCTGGTATGCTGACATTGCACCATAAAGAGCCTGTTAATGCTGAAAGTGATGAAAACAGTGAACAGGCAAATATATTTGAACATTGTGTTATTGTGGGGAACTCATCATTTTTCACCGAGTTGAAAGAAATGTTGAAAGGTTTGCCAGTTTCATTTCTTGAGAAATCAATGGATTTGGATGAAGAGGGAGTTAACTATTATTAA